The region TAATAATGACATCCATTGATAATCTTTTAATTTAGCAAACACTATTATTGAAATCGTCAAGCAAAAATTACTTTCGCATTTTGTAATCTTAGTAATACAACATGAAGTTTCATGTTTCATGGTAGCTAATAATCCTTGAGGCTAAATCAAACACTAACTTTCATTTCGTTAGACTTTAGTTTGCTTGAAAGTTGATAATTGTGTCTAAAGGACTTCAAAATTGGTTATAAAGTTTAAAatgatgactacttctatttatCATTTGCTTGGTGAGAGATAAGAGATAGAGTAGTATGGACAGTGGCGTTATTTCCACCACAACATTTGACTAGTCTCAAAAGTGTAAAAAACAAAATTAAGTGACATTTTATGTTTTGCTCAAATGGTTTGTACCAAATAGTTGTAGAACTAGTATATTGTTAATCTTCATGACTATATGAAGAAATAACTAAAATTTCTAAATATATCCAGTAATGTGTTTTTATATATGGCAAGTTCTCTTTCAATTCTAAACTTTTTAATATGGTGTCTTTGCATGAATAGTGGTCTTCCTTGTTGGGAtttgaataatatttatatatacatgctGATTATCAATTTATTTATCTTACATGTCTATTTGTGTTTCTTTTGATTAGCTATGGTTTCATTACTTGTTCAGTCTTTTACATATTGCATGGTTGAAGCTATTCTTCTTAATATTTCTTTATTTGTATGTTTTCTTAGATTTGATGATGCATGCATGCTCAGTAGTAATAAGATCATAGCAATGAAGCATAACTGTATGAAGTAGTAGATTGGCTTATTTGTGGGTACATTcctttcaaaatatatatatgtagtttCTTGAGTTGAATgcattatataattatatatcatatatgaACATGTACCTTATACAATACATctttgagttgtttatgtttgAATTACTCAAACAGGCAACACGAACATAATAGACAGTTTCTAACTCTTTTGATCTTTGTTCAACTTATTTATTATTGTTTCAATTCGGCGTTTGTATTAAGTTTTATCATTTCACCATAAATTTAGATCACCTTTGGATATTAATATCATGGGACTAATAAATAGTAATAAGTCCATTAGCTAGTGGAATGTTTAGCTCTGCCCATCTATATTTGTTCTCCATTTCTCTCTCTTCTGGTTTTGTGTCTTCTCTTGATACACATTTAATGTATGTGTTATGTTACATTGGATAATTTTATTAAtgcataacttttttttttcaggaTGGTTCATGTAACGACTTCTAGCACTGGGCAGCATGGTTTCTAAAATAAGTGAGAATTAGCCTCACTCTTAAATTATATAAACTAATTGTAATGATTCTTAAAATTTTGCAAGGTGCCTTTGTTGTTTTTGAATGGTAATGGGCACAATAACtcatggatttgatgagtacTACATATGTCCACTCACTTAGACTTTTAAGGAGATATACTTACATTGTTAATTTAAACTTTCTATGAGATATATACACTTAAGTTGTCTAACTATAGTTACAATCCTTATATGAGTCACTTTTACTTAAGACTTATCATTTTAATTACTTAGTTTaaattctagtattttatattactaCAATCTCTTATTTGTTTTGTTATATTTGATTGTATAAAAAGCAGGATTTATTTAAGcaaaatatatgttttaatgaaaataaaataaaaaataaacactaTAAGTCAGTTCTACTAAAACTGACATCTAATGCTAGCACCAGAGATCTGTTGGCAACCAACTTACTATCTCTTAAACTAGAGGTCTGTTGGCAACCGACTAACTATGTTTTATACCAGAGGTCGGTGTGCAACCCATTTACCATATTTTACACCATAAGTCGCTTTGGCACCAACCGACTTACAATGTTTTTACATCGTAAGTCACTATATGGGAAGTCAGTTCTAAACCGAGTTATGAACGTTCATAAGTCAATTTTTAACCGACTTCTCATGTGATATTTTTAGTAGTGTGTTGCTTTTTCATGGTTATTCTAATGTTTATGTaactgattttttttatatttttcattttttttgtagCTCTGGGAGAACTATTATGTCTAGCCAGACTATTTTTATACTAAAACTGCTGCAACATGTACTCATAGTGTTATTGCAAATACTAATAAGCAGTTGTCCAATAGGTAGAAGGTGATGTCTTCTGAGACCATATTTGGTCATCTTTTTGGTATTCCTAGTTACACCTCTCAACCTCAATTGTCCCATAGTTTGTTGTTGAAGGAGGTTCATCAGCCTAATGTTGATGAATTTTGGGCCAATATTTCTGGTCGTAGCATCAGATTTAGTATTGAGAAATTTAGTTTGATCACTGGTTTGGATTGTTGTGGGGAATGTAACAAGATGGATTTTCGGCAAGATTACAATGATATTATTGAAAGTGTCTTGTTGGAGTAagcaaaattaacaaaaaaagtaTTGAAGATGCATTTAATGGTGATAGGTGGAGGAATGATGATGAGCTTTCCATCAAGTTAGCTATTCTATATTTGGTTCAATGTTTTCTTTTGAGTGGTTCTGAGAATAGGGAAGTTTCTAGGAAGATATTGTTGATAGTGGTCTATATCATCAATATTGTTGGGGGAATGAGTCATTTGCAGTTACTTTGGAGTCTTTTAAGGGAAAGATTGCAAGTGGaattaagaagaaaaacaaatacaaaagTGTTTATGAGGATGATAATTATGAAGGTTATAATAGGCTCTTAGGTTGTCCTTATGTTTTCCAAATCTAGTTTTATGAGTGTTGCCCGTACATTGAAGGCAAGTATGTTGTTCGAGAAAGTGGTACAGTACCAAGAATTTAAAACTGGAGCATTGGTATAAGAACTCCAAGTTTGTGCGATTTGAAGAGGAATATTTTTTATATTCCAATAAAAAAGTtattttttatgttgtttatgAAGTTAATGTTTAGTTTATTTCCCGTTTATTTCCATTTCTCGATATTTGGTTTTTAAAATATGatgttttgtttatgttgttTCACTGTTGCAGCTACGAGAAAAAAAACTTCACTCCTACTTCTACAGAGCTTGCTAAGTTAATTTTGGATGGGTTTTTTCAAGACGAAACACTTGATGACCGTGGGAAAGGTAAAAGTGTTGTTGATGACACAACACTTGGTGTTGAAGATGATGATTTTGCAGAGAACACGTTTGACGGTGGTTGTTCCTCAAAGGTAGATGAAGGTGCTTCCTCTTCTAGTTTTGAAGAATTAAAGAGCCAACTTTCTCAGGTTGTAAGTTAGCACAATCGTTGTCCACTAACATGGTTGTTTTGAAAGCCTTTGTTGAGTTGAATTTTAAGGACTTTATTTCTGTTGTGCAAGAGTTACACCAAAAATTCGATTCTATGTTGGATCGTTCTGTTACAAAGGTATTCATAATATTGTCTTATTTTTTTAGTAGTTGTTTTATTGTTATagcaacaaaataacccaaatattgttttgtgttgtttttgtaGGAAAATGTCCATGCTAAGGTTACTGAAGAGTCTGAAGATGGTTAGGAGACTGAAAATGATGAGCCCATTCATGGtaaaatgaatgatgaggatttACAGGTTGATGATGGTGAAGAGGATGacaaaaaaaatgatgataatgatgataagAATGATCTTTTTGAGGGTCAAAATAATGATGATGGTGATGAGGGTGGTGGCGGTGACGGAGTTGATATTGGTGGTAATGTTGAAGGAAAAGATGATGGGGATAAAGTTGTGTGGATGCAGAGAAGGTTGTTGAAGAATCAAATGTTGTTGAGGGATCTTCTCACGGTATTGATGAGGAAAATATTGACAAGGTACTTGTGtctatttcatttttttattttaatattgtaacattattttattttagttatttagttatttgtgtatttttttaaGGTTGTTAGTGAGAAGGATTTAGATAACTTTTTCAATGGATTAAGCCAGCTTGATATTGATGACCGTGTGTTGATTGGATTAGTAGTTATGTCAAAAATGAAGGttatttgtgttgtttttttgttattatctggatattgtgtttgtgttgtttacTTTATTTTGGTTATTATAAAATGTTTTTTGATGTCTTTTTCTGTGTTGTTTTGTAGTTACCTTCAAGTGGCTCGACCGTTGCGAGCAGTTTGAGTTGTGTTGTCAAAACAGTTGAGGAGGCTTATGTTGTTGCGTCAATTGATCAGCCTGAAGTTGTTGTTTTTGAGAAGGTTGATTCAGTTGATATTGAAGCAACTCCAGTTATTGAGAAGAAGCTTGCAAAGCTCGGAGCAGCTTTGAAGTCTCCATTCTGCCAGGATTTTAAATCTGGTTGTTCTGGTTCAGTTCAAGAATATGAAGATTATAATATGGTTACTTATGTTAAAGGTTTGTTGCCACTAGATGAGAACATTGGGCAAGTTCCTGATCTAGATCATGAGAAGGAGATTGATGCTTGGTTAGCTGATGGTTGAAATAAAAGGGCAAGGTATGttaatattatttttcttattgtattttgtattGAATTCGTTATTCAATTATAATATGTATTTGTTCATTTTATTTTTCAGGAAGAACAATATTTACTAGAAAAATAAGAATCTAATTAACCCTCCCTTTgatctttgtaacgacccaaaatcactaataaggcttaagggtcttgattagtgtgtcaggagggcacgattggtttatgtgtgaattaagtagtttaatgcatgattttgtttaaagcatgcttgtatgattatatgaatatatgaaatgtatgtgggccccatttggttgctaggggcatatttgtaattttagcccgttgagggcataaatgtgatatttgtataTACTGTGACtgataccatgtgtgagtggtgatataattgtgatgcatgacccgagacggtcctagggtgtcgtttagctagaaagtcacaacagggtcaaatacccggttTGGGAAGAGCTTAGGGATTTTtggggaatattataatgtgttcgggaattattgagtagcggttagtaATTTAATAATggtttagacatgtcgggataaaatgttgatttataggaacacttgaggatttagcggaATTTTGGTGAAATGACGGAATTTCCCTTGAAGTTGTAAGACTTTTATTAAGggaaagggcaaaatggtaatttggtcTTAGGAGAGGATAACTTTGGCTGAGGAGAAGTCAAATACGTTATTTTCATTTAGGCATAAACAGAACATCCTGCTAGAAGTCTAGAGAGAACCAAgctagaaggaaggagaagaagagttAGCTTTCTTGAGATCAAGGGTGGGATTCAAGGCTAGGATTTGGGAGATTGAACTAGGTTCAAAGGTAAGTTCTAATTCGGTTTCTAGATTGGATTCTGTTGAGATATGTTATGGGTGTGAGCTGAGTTGTATTTATTTTGTGGATCATTGGAGTGAAGAATTGGCTAGGTTCAGCTGGGGAATTAGAGAAATTAGGCTTGGAATTTGGTTGGGAAGCATCTTAAGATCGAAatcctacttgaggtaagggttccaTGCATCTTTGATGTTTAATTTTTGGTGTGGTTTAAATAttctgaagggtggtttaagttttataaggtgtggtttaagttttgtgaattttgagccattaggtgattcttgggtttgattgttTGTTTAGGTTTGTTGCTGTGATTTCTGAGTTGCCATactgtttatttggggttttaggttgaattgggacttgggtgtaccttggtgttgatttggaagagttttggctcgagaaaaattttgggaaaaacccatttttctgggttcgcgtatgagcaccacggccctgttcttccgtgccacGACACTAGGTTGAATCAAGAGATGAGGACCATTTTGGGTGCAGCGGCCCCTATAGAGCTGTGCCGCAGCGCTAGGCTAGTTTTAGGAagtggaaatttgagtttttagggttttggcttgggggacgctttcgccaccttgtgtggggaaacggaaggtctcgagagcacgggattggttccgggagatgattatgaattggtagAGTgctatatgtgtgttgtgacttgGTGTTCGGcaaggctcaggttagaggactgtgctcgggatttcggtgctcaagaagctcgggacataggtaagagaactgcacccaattgtgaatttataatgggactaaggattCCCTATTGTTGTATGCATtatgaaagttggtattatgccatgaaaatattaaaccaatgcctaagagtgtcgaagtttacattggcgcacagggcgtggctcagccactggtagctgaggacagctttatattcactaagctcggtttaagcaaaccggagtcagtggggtaaacagaggtgCGACCTAAGGTCATCGATCGTAATTATTGTGTGATCTGAATATCATCGTTAACTATTGAACATGACATGCTGAATAGTTGAGTATTAGCTTGTGGATTCTTGGTTGTATCTATGAGTTATTTGATTAGTGTGGAGTGTTaaatgtatgaacatgcttaataagttatttaatttttaccatagtttgtgatatgatgttatgttttcttgctgggccttggctcacgggtgctacgtggtgcaagtaaaggcaagggcaagcttgatcagccctgatttggagagctctgaaggtgaaatgtacatgtctagctgctcgaccgccacggttgagggagagacaggaacaggaggactgtaaatgtctgttttgcccttagagtggctagtggttgtgttataccctgaaattttgtaaattgactttcaaacgttgtttcttttgggatcccttataCAAAAcgttaaattatataaaatgtatcttttatgaccaaaacctttttaaccctagttcattaatgttttagtaacacgttttcaactaaaagacttgattagcgagtcctgcacctttacaaatacacagtgtaacggtcttggctacccagggcgttataaTCTTGGTGTTGATTTTGTCAATGATAAGATGTGGTTCCACACTCTTGTTCATTGTGGTGAATGTCTTATTGACTTagtgagtgtaacgacccaaaattactaataaggcttaagggccttgattagtgtgtcgggagggcacaattggaagttatgtgaattaatggtgaaaatgcacaattatgtgaaaagcatgcttatatggttatttggataaatgttatgc is a window of Humulus lupulus chromosome 4, drHumLupu1.1, whole genome shotgun sequence DNA encoding:
- the LOC133829210 gene encoding uncharacterized protein LOC133829210 isoform X2; its protein translation is MLFHCCSYEKKNFTPTSTELAKLILDGFFQDETLDDRGKGKSVVDDTTLGVEDDDFAENTFDGGCSSKENVHAKVTEESEDG
- the LOC133829210 gene encoding uncharacterized protein LOC133829210 isoform X1, which gives rise to MLFHCCSYEKKNFTPTSTELAKLILDGFFQDETLDDRGKGKSVVDDTTLGVEDDDFAENTFDGGCSSKVDEGASSSSFEELKSQLSQVENVHAKVTEESEDG